A genomic stretch from Halorhodospira halophila SL1 includes:
- a CDS encoding Lpp/OprI family alanine-zipper lipoprotein, with product MPQRFASVAKIAAVGAAFGLVAACATVDEDEIGAAVDREMEDLYAEMDETRAIAEDARDTAEGADEKAAEAHSTAEEALRKAEDNEEKIDRMFERTMQK from the coding sequence ATGCCCCAACGTTTCGCGTCTGTTGCCAAGATTGCGGCCGTCGGCGCCGCCTTTGGCCTGGTCGCCGCCTGCGCCACCGTGGATGAAGACGAGATCGGTGCCGCCGTCGATCGCGAGATGGAGGACCTCTACGCCGAGATGGACGAGACCCGCGCCATCGCCGAGGACGCCCGCGATACGGCCGAGGGCGCCGATGAGAAGGCGGCTGAGGCCCACAGCACCGCTGAGGAGGCCCTGCGCAAGGCTGAGGACAACGAGGAGAAGATCGACCGCATGTTCGAGCGGACGATGCAGAAGTAA
- a CDS encoding L,D-transpeptidase family protein: MLLVFGAWLVLAVPAVAEDALPPEQAGDGEEVDEDGFEEQEWDRALHRFELAEGVDVVGEEQTAEAGADDTLLDVAKRYAVGYEQIRMANPGVDTWLPGEGAEIRIPSRYILPDAPREGVVINLAEMRLYHYPEDENVVEVFPVSIGRMDWSTPLGRTEVTGKIQDPAWYPPESIRKQAEQRGETMPREVPPGPDNPLGRHAILLDISGYLLHGTNRPWGIGMRATHGCIRLHPRDIDYLYDQLAVGTSVKIVNQPFQAGWSADGLLYLQAFPFFEEDEPKRAERVELAVESVARALGDAVHRVDGGQVRAAADEQDGRIYRVSRTNAVPRWGAEE; the protein is encoded by the coding sequence GTGTTACTGGTGTTCGGTGCCTGGCTGGTGCTGGCGGTACCAGCGGTCGCTGAGGACGCCTTGCCTCCCGAGCAGGCGGGCGACGGCGAAGAGGTGGACGAGGACGGCTTCGAGGAGCAGGAGTGGGATCGCGCCCTCCATCGTTTCGAGCTAGCGGAGGGGGTGGATGTGGTCGGTGAAGAGCAGACCGCTGAAGCGGGCGCCGATGACACCCTGCTGGACGTTGCCAAACGCTACGCCGTCGGTTATGAGCAGATCCGTATGGCCAATCCCGGCGTCGATACCTGGTTGCCGGGTGAGGGCGCTGAGATCCGTATTCCATCGCGCTACATCCTCCCGGATGCACCCCGAGAAGGCGTGGTCATCAATCTGGCCGAGATGCGCCTCTATCACTATCCGGAGGATGAGAACGTCGTCGAGGTATTTCCGGTTAGTATCGGCCGCATGGACTGGTCAACGCCGCTGGGGCGGACGGAGGTCACGGGGAAGATCCAGGATCCAGCTTGGTACCCGCCGGAGTCGATCCGCAAGCAGGCCGAGCAGCGGGGCGAGACCATGCCGCGCGAGGTTCCCCCGGGGCCGGACAATCCGTTGGGCCGGCACGCGATCCTGCTGGATATCAGTGGCTACCTGTTGCACGGGACAAACCGCCCCTGGGGCATCGGTATGCGGGCCACCCACGGGTGCATCCGTCTGCATCCGCGGGATATCGACTACCTTTACGACCAATTGGCGGTCGGGACCTCAGTGAAAATCGTGAATCAGCCGTTCCAGGCGGGGTGGTCTGCCGACGGGCTGCTCTATCTCCAGGCGTTTCCGTTCTTCGAGGAGGACGAACCGAAGCGGGCGGAGCGGGTTGAGCTGGCCGTGGAGAGTGTCGCCAGGGCCCTGGGGGACGCGGTCCACCGGGTGGATGGCGGCCAGGTCCGTGCGGCCGCCGATGAGCAGGACGGGCGGATCTACCGCGTCTCGCGCACCAATGCAGTCCCGCGGTGGGGGGCGGAGGAGTAG
- a CDS encoding NUDIX hydrolase, with translation MPRAAAGTACCPEALRARLMGRAWPERGWRRSPGSPVPAAVLIALLEPQGASRILLTRRAGGLRDHPGQVSFPGGRVDPGDPTPEATALREAHEEVGLDPGVVHILGRLGRYHTGTGFVIQPVVAAVREPVAWSPCEGEVEAVFELPLERLREGRVDGEVRVPDPLGRVQRFPAMIHQEQLIWGATAGMLWQLREALQGIG, from the coding sequence ATGCCCCGCGCTGCGGCCGGAACGGCCTGCTGCCCGGAGGCCCTGCGGGCCCGACTGATGGGGCGGGCCTGGCCGGAGCGGGGGTGGCGCCGATCCCCCGGATCTCCGGTCCCAGCGGCGGTGCTGATCGCCCTGCTCGAACCGCAGGGTGCGTCGCGGATCCTTCTGACCCGGCGCGCCGGGGGGCTGCGCGATCACCCGGGGCAGGTGAGCTTCCCCGGTGGCCGAGTCGATCCCGGTGATCCGACGCCGGAGGCGACCGCCCTGCGCGAGGCCCACGAAGAGGTCGGCCTCGATCCGGGTGTGGTGCATATTCTGGGTCGGCTCGGTCGCTATCACACCGGGACCGGCTTTGTGATCCAGCCGGTGGTGGCGGCGGTGCGTGAGCCGGTTGCCTGGTCTCCCTGTGAGGGCGAAGTCGAGGCGGTCTTCGAGCTGCCGCTGGAGCGGCTCCGGGAGGGGCGGGTCGACGGCGAGGTCCGCGTGCCCGACCCCCTCGGTCGGGTCCAGCGCTTTCCAGCGATGATCCATCAGGAGCAGCTGATTTGGGGGGCGACAGCAGGTATGCTCTGGCAACTCCGAGAAGCATTACAGGGCATAGGCTAA
- the lipA gene encoding lipoyl synthase: protein MSEFKGIPVSSGSVVERDGVRTIKDGVKRRDDGQGAVRRRKPQWLKARAPGGEGYRSVRGIVHDHHLSTVCEESHCPNLGECWSHGTATFMVLGSVCTRTCRFCSVDTGNPKGRLDPQEPEHCAESVRLMGLRYVVLTSVDRDDLPDGGAEHYAQCVRAIKADNPDTAVEALTPDFRGDEEAVRTVVDSGLEVFAHNVEVVRRLSPQVRDPRAGYEQSLAVLQVAKRLRPGVLTKSSLMVGLGETDAEIDEAFDDLLRAEVDIVTLGQYLQPTRNHLPVERFVSPDEFEALRQEGLRRGFREVVAGPLVRSSYRADRVLEGNNVGLPSVGPDVG, encoded by the coding sequence ATGTCCGAGTTCAAGGGGATTCCGGTGAGCAGCGGCAGCGTGGTCGAGCGCGATGGGGTGCGTACCATCAAGGACGGTGTTAAGCGCCGTGATGATGGCCAAGGGGCGGTGCGTCGGCGCAAGCCCCAGTGGCTCAAGGCCCGCGCGCCGGGCGGAGAGGGCTACCGAAGCGTGCGCGGCATTGTCCACGACCACCACCTGAGTACCGTGTGCGAGGAGTCCCACTGTCCCAACCTCGGGGAGTGCTGGAGTCACGGCACCGCCACCTTCATGGTGCTCGGGTCGGTCTGTACCCGTACCTGCCGTTTCTGCTCGGTGGATACCGGGAACCCCAAGGGGCGGCTGGATCCCCAAGAGCCGGAACACTGCGCCGAGTCAGTCCGTCTGATGGGGCTGCGGTACGTGGTGCTGACCTCGGTGGACCGGGATGATCTGCCCGATGGCGGCGCAGAGCACTACGCCCAGTGCGTCCGTGCGATCAAGGCCGATAATCCGGATACCGCCGTTGAGGCCCTGACGCCGGACTTTCGGGGCGACGAGGAGGCTGTGCGCACCGTGGTCGATTCCGGGTTGGAGGTCTTCGCCCACAACGTCGAGGTGGTCCGACGCCTGTCGCCGCAGGTGCGTGATCCGCGCGCCGGCTACGAGCAGAGCCTGGCGGTGCTTCAGGTGGCCAAGCGGTTGCGCCCCGGGGTGCTGACCAAGTCGAGTTTGATGGTCGGTCTCGGCGAGACCGACGCGGAAATCGACGAGGCGTTCGATGACCTGCTTCGGGCGGAGGTCGACATCGTCACCCTCGGGCAGTACCTGCAGCCGACCCGCAACCACCTCCCAGTGGAGCGTTTCGTGAGTCCCGACGAATTCGAGGCCCTTCGGCAAGAGGGGCTCAGGCGTGGGTTCCGCGAGGTTGTAGCTGGGCCGCTGGTGCGCTCGAGTTACCGCGCCGACCGGGTGCTGGAGGGGAACAACGTCGGCCTTCCCTCCGTCGGACCGGACGTTGGCTGA
- a CDS encoding ChaN family lipoprotein: MPHPLPRTTVLFAGLLLAGSALASPCADPGQWYEPAAERTLNTQEVLDALDGAEFILLGERHDDAAHHRWQLHTLAALQGRGELAAIGFEMFPRSKQAPLEDWRAGKLTREAFLEASEWQRVWGYDAGLYMPLFDFVRTHRVPAQALNVDRATVRAVREQGFDALDEAERESVSKPAEASDGYRDRLQRVFRHHPGAEDDDTAVDRFIEAQTFWDRAMAESMAAAYEQHGGAVVGIVGRGHAEYGDGIAHQLQDLGYERVRILLPLDHTAECPDAGQADFLFALEPERRGTEPPRLGIAMGHEDSKVTIVDVMADTPAEEAGLAAGDRILKAAETKIEHPSDLQRIVGRQAPGTWLPIRIERGGDELEKVARFPAE, from the coding sequence ATGCCCCACCCCCTGCCGCGCACCACCGTCTTGTTCGCCGGCCTGTTACTCGCCGGGAGCGCCCTCGCCAGCCCCTGCGCCGATCCGGGCCAGTGGTACGAACCGGCCGCCGAACGGACCCTCAACACCCAGGAAGTCCTCGACGCCCTCGACGGCGCTGAGTTCATCCTGCTTGGCGAGCGCCACGACGACGCCGCCCACCACCGCTGGCAACTCCATACCCTGGCAGCCCTGCAAGGGCGCGGCGAGCTGGCGGCGATCGGCTTCGAGATGTTCCCACGCAGCAAGCAGGCCCCCCTGGAGGACTGGCGTGCAGGCAAGCTGACGCGCGAGGCGTTTTTGGAAGCGAGCGAATGGCAGCGCGTCTGGGGCTACGATGCCGGACTCTATATGCCGCTGTTCGATTTCGTTCGCACCCACCGCGTACCCGCCCAGGCCCTCAATGTCGACCGAGCCACCGTGCGGGCGGTCCGTGAGCAGGGCTTCGACGCCCTGGATGAAGCCGAGCGGGAATCCGTCAGCAAGCCGGCCGAGGCCAGCGATGGCTATCGGGATCGTCTACAGCGGGTATTTCGCCACCATCCCGGGGCGGAGGACGACGATACGGCCGTCGATCGATTTATCGAGGCGCAGACCTTCTGGGATCGGGCCATGGCCGAGTCGATGGCCGCCGCCTACGAACAGCACGGTGGGGCGGTGGTCGGTATCGTCGGCCGAGGCCACGCCGAGTACGGCGACGGGATCGCCCACCAGCTCCAGGACCTCGGCTACGAACGGGTTCGCATCCTGCTGCCGCTCGACCACACCGCCGAGTGCCCGGACGCCGGGCAGGCGGACTTCCTCTTCGCCCTCGAGCCGGAGCGCCGCGGAACCGAGCCGCCACGCCTGGGCATCGCCATGGGGCACGAGGACTCGAAAGTGACCATCGTCGACGTCATGGCCGACACCCCGGCCGAGGAGGCCGGACTGGCCGCCGGTGACCGCATCCTCAAGGCGGCGGAAACCAAGATCGAGCACCCGAGCGACCTGCAACGGATCGTTGGCCGACAGGCGCCGGGCACCTGGCTGCCGATACGGATCGAGCGCGGTGGGGATGAACTGGAGAAGGTCGCACGCTTCCCTGCCGAGTGA
- a CDS encoding c-type cytochrome: MKRTVLAVGTATALIFGGMGVALADGESIYTNGTSPTCSSCHERGVAGAPKLNAPEDWEDRPSSVDELVDSTLSGKGAMPAYESRADRGDLVKAIEYMLSTL, encoded by the coding sequence ATGAAACGCACTGTTCTGGCCGTGGGTACCGCAACGGCGCTGATTTTTGGTGGAATGGGAGTGGCCCTCGCAGACGGCGAGTCCATCTACACCAACGGCACGTCGCCGACCTGTTCTTCCTGCCATGAGCGCGGAGTGGCTGGCGCGCCGAAACTCAACGCCCCGGAAGACTGGGAAGACCGGCCCTCCTCGGTGGATGAGCTGGTGGATAGCACCCTGTCGGGTAAAGGCGCTATGCCGGCTTACGAGAGCCGCGCCGACCGGGGGGATCTGGTCAAGGCCATCGAGTACATGCTCTCGACCCTTTGA
- a CDS encoding alpha/beta hydrolase gives MYATFGGIGGGGREAGLEVIQYSGSGGDGTADAAPPLLFIHGAFTGAWCWEVHYLPHFAGLGHEAHALSLRGHGASAGREALNSASLSHYVDDVAEAVESLPRPPVLIGHSMGGLVVDIALRQGVPAAGAVLLASVPPTGLAPSGMQMMLTEPWLLWQMGMLQGFGPAWVDMDEARRALFAEEMEPEVLLDYTSRLQPESQLALFEMSFPRWPRWGGVSVPVAVIGAEEDVIIPQWMVRTTAWLYGVEPRWIPGAGHATMLEPGWRRGADCLEQALEEITISV, from the coding sequence ATGTACGCAACTTTCGGGGGGATTGGAGGCGGCGGCCGGGAGGCGGGGCTGGAGGTGATCCAGTACTCCGGCTCCGGTGGCGATGGGACCGCGGATGCCGCGCCGCCGTTACTGTTCATCCACGGCGCCTTCACCGGCGCCTGGTGCTGGGAAGTCCACTACCTCCCACACTTCGCCGGCCTGGGGCACGAGGCTCATGCGCTTAGTCTGCGTGGCCACGGGGCCAGTGCTGGTCGGGAGGCCCTCAACTCGGCCTCGCTGAGCCACTACGTCGATGACGTGGCCGAGGCCGTCGAGTCGCTGCCGCGTCCTCCGGTGCTCATTGGCCACTCCATGGGTGGGTTGGTGGTAGACATCGCCCTGCGCCAGGGCGTACCGGCGGCAGGTGCGGTCCTGCTGGCCTCGGTCCCGCCAACCGGCCTGGCCCCCTCCGGGATGCAGATGATGCTCACCGAGCCGTGGTTGCTCTGGCAGATGGGCATGCTCCAGGGGTTCGGACCGGCCTGGGTCGATATGGACGAGGCCCGCCGGGCCCTGTTTGCCGAGGAGATGGAGCCCGAGGTGCTGCTCGATTACACCAGCCGTCTGCAGCCGGAGTCGCAGCTGGCGCTATTCGAGATGAGCTTCCCGCGTTGGCCGCGCTGGGGGGGCGTTTCGGTGCCGGTGGCGGTGATCGGTGCCGAAGAGGACGTGATCATCCCGCAGTGGATGGTGCGGACCACGGCGTGGCTGTACGGCGTCGAACCGCGTTGGATCCCCGGGGCCGGTCACGCCACCATGCTCGAGCCGGGCTGGCGCCGGGGCGCTGACTGCCTCGAGCAGGCCCTGGAAGAGATCACGATCTCGGTGTAG
- the pepN gene encoding aminopeptidase N, producing the protein MSASRPQTIRLRDYQPPAFLVERIHLRVDLSGGTAQVDATLDLHRNPAADNDAPLRLDAEFLDLESLTLDGAELEPSTLRDEQGTIVLHDVPQRCRVESVSRFDPAANTALSGLYRSGGMFCTQCEAEGFRRITPYPDRPDVLAPFTTTVVADRATCPVLLSNGDCIDRGALDAERHYAVWHDPFPKPSYLFALVAGDLACQEATFVTASGREVALHFYVEPENAGRTEHALAALQRAMRWDETHYGLEYDLDTYMVVAVGDFNMGAMENKGLNVFNTQFVLASPDTATDADYENIEAVIGHEYFHNWTGNRVTCRDWFQLSLKEGLTVFREHQFAEAMGSEAVQRIGQVRLLRTAQFPEDAGPMSHPVRPDSYVEINNFYTATVYAKGAEVIRMYHTLLGDDAFRRGVQRYLQRHDGEAATIEDFLAAMEEAGGLDLQQFALWYTQAGTPRIEVEDHYDAEHNTYTLICRQSLPASPGQPHKDPMHIPLAVGLLGRDGRPLAARRPDESTAHAHTRVLELREPEQHFVFEQCPERPVPSLLRGFSAPVKLHYPYTDDDLGFLLAHDSDPFARWEAGQQLALRVLLDEAQGTPRPDGIERLEEAFRASLEAPDTDPALVAEALTLPGETYLAEQMDVVDPQAIHDARQRVRAILGEALEGHWLILHSQHSGPWHYEPDEVARRRLRNLALGYLNAGSERHLSRALEQLERSDNLTDRLAALAVLADSPRAEAEQAVDAFYQRWSDEPLVVDKWFRTQALADRPDTVYRVHQLTEHPDFTLDNPNRARALLGAFAQGNPAHFHSPDGSGYRLLGEHVLRLDPNNPQLAARLLAPLAQWRRYNASRRHAMREQLERILERDALSKDVYEVASKSLGAMS; encoded by the coding sequence ATGAGTGCATCCCGACCGCAGACCATCCGCCTGCGCGACTACCAGCCGCCAGCCTTCCTCGTCGAACGCATCCACCTCCGCGTCGACCTCAGCGGCGGCACCGCCCAGGTGGATGCCACTCTGGATCTGCACCGCAACCCGGCTGCCGACAACGACGCCCCCCTGCGCCTGGACGCCGAATTCCTGGATCTGGAGTCGCTGACCCTGGACGGCGCCGAGCTGGAGCCGAGCACGCTGCGCGACGAACAGGGCACGATCGTCCTCCATGATGTCCCGCAGCGCTGTCGGGTGGAGTCGGTCAGCCGCTTCGACCCGGCAGCCAACACGGCCCTCTCCGGTCTGTATCGCTCCGGCGGTATGTTCTGCACCCAGTGCGAAGCGGAAGGGTTCCGTCGCATCACGCCCTACCCCGACCGCCCGGACGTGCTGGCCCCGTTCACCACCACGGTGGTCGCCGACCGCGCCACCTGTCCGGTACTGCTATCCAATGGGGATTGCATCGACCGGGGTGCGCTCGACGCGGAGCGCCACTACGCCGTCTGGCACGACCCCTTCCCCAAGCCGTCGTACTTGTTCGCCCTGGTCGCCGGCGACCTGGCCTGTCAGGAGGCCACCTTCGTGACCGCCTCGGGACGCGAGGTCGCCCTGCACTTCTATGTCGAGCCCGAAAACGCCGGACGCACCGAGCACGCCTTGGCTGCCCTGCAGCGGGCCATGCGCTGGGACGAGACCCACTACGGCCTGGAGTACGACCTGGACACCTACATGGTCGTCGCCGTCGGCGACTTCAACATGGGCGCCATGGAAAACAAGGGGCTGAATGTCTTCAACACGCAGTTCGTCCTGGCCAGCCCCGACACCGCCACCGACGCCGATTACGAGAACATCGAGGCGGTCATCGGCCACGAGTACTTCCACAATTGGACCGGCAACCGGGTCACTTGCCGCGACTGGTTCCAGCTCTCCCTCAAGGAGGGTCTGACCGTCTTCCGCGAGCACCAGTTCGCCGAGGCCATGGGCTCGGAGGCCGTCCAACGCATCGGCCAGGTCCGTCTGCTGCGCACGGCCCAGTTCCCCGAGGACGCTGGCCCCATGAGCCATCCGGTCCGCCCCGACTCCTACGTGGAGATCAACAACTTCTACACCGCAACCGTCTACGCCAAAGGCGCTGAAGTCATCCGCATGTACCACACGTTGCTCGGCGACGATGCCTTTCGACGCGGGGTCCAGCGCTACCTGCAACGCCACGACGGAGAGGCCGCCACCATCGAGGATTTCCTCGCCGCCATGGAGGAGGCCGGCGGGCTGGATCTGCAGCAATTCGCACTGTGGTACACCCAGGCGGGCACTCCGCGGATCGAGGTCGAAGACCACTACGACGCGGAGCACAACACCTACACCCTGATCTGCCGGCAGTCCCTGCCGGCCAGCCCCGGCCAGCCTCACAAGGATCCGATGCACATCCCGCTGGCCGTCGGGCTGCTCGGCCGAGACGGCAGACCGCTCGCCGCCCGTCGACCGGACGAGTCCACTGCCCACGCCCACACCCGCGTCCTCGAACTACGCGAGCCCGAGCAGCACTTTGTCTTTGAGCAGTGCCCGGAACGCCCCGTGCCCTCGCTGCTGCGGGGGTTCTCGGCACCGGTCAAGCTGCACTATCCGTACACCGATGACGACCTCGGCTTCCTGCTCGCCCACGACTCCGACCCATTCGCACGCTGGGAAGCGGGACAGCAACTGGCGCTGCGCGTCCTCCTCGATGAGGCGCAGGGCACCCCACGCCCGGACGGCATTGAACGGCTTGAGGAGGCGTTCCGCGCCTCTCTGGAAGCGCCCGACACCGACCCCGCCCTGGTCGCCGAAGCGCTGACCCTGCCCGGCGAGACCTACCTCGCCGAGCAGATGGACGTCGTGGACCCCCAGGCGATCCACGACGCCCGCCAGCGGGTCCGGGCCATTCTGGGCGAGGCACTCGAGGGCCACTGGCTGATCCTGCACAGTCAGCACAGCGGCCCGTGGCACTACGAGCCCGATGAGGTCGCCCGGCGCCGCCTGCGCAACCTGGCCCTCGGCTACCTGAACGCCGGCTCGGAGCGCCACCTGAGCCGGGCACTCGAGCAACTCGAACGCAGCGACAATCTCACCGATCGACTCGCCGCGCTGGCGGTGCTCGCGGACAGTCCTCGGGCCGAGGCCGAGCAAGCGGTAGACGCCTTCTATCAGCGCTGGTCCGATGAACCGCTCGTAGTCGATAAGTGGTTCCGGACCCAGGCGCTGGCCGACCGGCCGGACACCGTTTACCGGGTCCATCAGCTCACCGAGCACCCGGACTTCACGCTGGACAACCCAAACCGGGCCCGCGCCCTACTGGGCGCGTTTGCCCAGGGCAACCCGGCCCACTTCCACAGCCCGGACGGCAGCGGTTATCGCCTCCTCGGCGAGCACGTCCTTCGCCTCGACCCGAACAACCCCCAGCTCGCCGCCCGGCTGCTGGCACCCCTGGCCCAGTGGCGCCGCTACAACGCGAGCCGTCGCCACGCCATGCGCGAGCAACTCGAACGGATCCTTGAGCGCGATGCGCTGTCGAAGGATGTGTACGAGGTCGCTTCCAAAAGCCTGGGGGCGATGAGCTAA
- a CDS encoding carboxy terminal-processing peptidase produces MARSHLLWTPVLALGLAFSSVAPLPGAPGAAPATAGENGAVPGQTEFEKARVVGDLLQRYHYGGPESDEQLMEQATETYLKQLDHGRFFLLKEDVEAFRERMSELDPGQGDAILEAAYDLHARYRDRVAEQTEFALALLEEGFGFDGEGRFEQDRSEAEWAADREALDELWRQRVTHDALTLELAERSTEEIRDNLERRYTTLRDRAVDAENKDIMDQFLSAWAAAYDPHSTFLSPQRSEEFDMQMSLQLEGIGAKLTMDQDFTEIVELIPGGPAEQSGELREGERIIGVADGDDGEMKDVVGWRLDEIVDMIRGPKESVVRLNVLPPAGASESSPREVRLVRNKVDLEDQAARKEVIEKTNAEGEQKRIGVITIPKFYRDFEAAHSGQDDFRSTTRDVERLLGELLEDGVDGLLIDLRGNSGGALREATALTALFTGGGPAVQVRDSRGHPEQVGESSGDPAYDGPLGVLVDRRSASASEIFAAAIKDYGRGIVLGDQTFGKGTVQQMIGLDNYAIPGEERSGQLKLTLAQFYRVTGESTQLEGVKPDIHLPSEFSHEEFGERATRNPLPATQIDGLDITVQYELETIIDELARRHEARMEETETFRALERKLEAQREIREDTTVALSKTTRQEEQKAREERLLELHNDRRRAHGKDPVESYADVDADDLPDALLDASAAIIADFAQLLREAGDEVLTAEARKEG; encoded by the coding sequence TTGGCCCGTAGTCACCTGTTGTGGACCCCCGTACTGGCTCTCGGCCTGGCCTTTTCCTCCGTGGCACCACTCCCCGGAGCGCCGGGTGCCGCCCCGGCGACCGCGGGTGAGAATGGCGCAGTACCCGGACAGACCGAATTCGAGAAGGCGCGCGTCGTCGGCGACCTGCTCCAGCGCTACCACTACGGTGGCCCCGAGTCCGACGAGCAGCTCATGGAGCAGGCCACCGAGACGTACCTCAAGCAGCTCGACCACGGCCGCTTCTTTCTTCTGAAGGAGGATGTCGAGGCGTTCCGCGAGCGCATGAGCGAGCTCGACCCCGGCCAGGGCGACGCAATCCTGGAGGCCGCCTACGACCTCCACGCCCGCTATCGCGACCGGGTCGCCGAGCAGACGGAATTCGCTCTGGCCCTTCTCGAGGAAGGGTTCGGCTTCGACGGCGAAGGCCGCTTCGAACAAGACCGCAGTGAAGCCGAATGGGCCGCCGACCGTGAGGCCCTCGACGAGCTCTGGCGGCAGCGCGTGACCCACGACGCACTGACCCTGGAGCTGGCCGAGCGCAGCACCGAGGAGATCCGCGACAACCTCGAACGGCGGTACACCACGCTGCGCGACCGGGCCGTGGACGCGGAAAACAAGGACATCATGGATCAGTTCCTCAGTGCCTGGGCGGCGGCCTACGACCCGCACAGCACCTTCCTCTCGCCGCAGCGCTCCGAGGAGTTCGACATGCAGATGTCGCTGCAGCTCGAGGGGATCGGGGCCAAGCTGACCATGGATCAGGACTTCACCGAGATCGTCGAACTCATCCCCGGCGGACCTGCCGAGCAGTCCGGTGAATTGCGCGAGGGCGAGCGCATCATCGGCGTCGCCGACGGCGATGACGGGGAGATGAAAGACGTCGTCGGGTGGCGGCTGGACGAGATCGTGGACATGATTCGCGGCCCGAAGGAGTCCGTGGTCCGACTCAACGTGCTGCCGCCCGCCGGCGCCAGCGAGAGTTCACCGCGGGAGGTACGCCTGGTCCGCAACAAGGTCGACCTGGAAGACCAGGCCGCCCGTAAGGAGGTCATCGAGAAGACCAACGCCGAGGGTGAGCAGAAGCGTATCGGCGTGATCACGATCCCCAAGTTCTACCGCGACTTTGAGGCGGCCCACTCCGGGCAGGACGACTTCCGCAGCACCACGCGGGACGTCGAGCGCCTGCTCGGCGAACTGCTCGAGGACGGGGTCGACGGACTGCTGATTGACCTGCGCGGCAACTCCGGCGGGGCCCTGCGCGAGGCCACCGCCCTGACCGCCCTGTTCACCGGCGGCGGGCCGGCGGTGCAGGTCCGCGACTCCCGCGGCCACCCGGAGCAAGTCGGCGAGTCCAGCGGCGATCCGGCTTACGACGGCCCGTTGGGGGTGCTGGTGGATCGACGCAGCGCATCGGCCTCCGAGATCTTCGCGGCCGCGATCAAGGATTACGGGCGCGGGATCGTGCTCGGCGATCAGACCTTCGGCAAGGGCACGGTGCAGCAGATGATCGGCCTGGACAATTACGCCATCCCCGGAGAGGAGCGTTCCGGTCAGCTCAAGCTGACCCTCGCCCAGTTCTACCGGGTGACCGGAGAGAGCACCCAGCTCGAGGGCGTAAAACCGGATATCCACCTGCCGTCTGAGTTCAGCCACGAGGAGTTCGGCGAACGGGCCACCCGGAATCCGCTGCCGGCCACCCAGATCGACGGGCTCGACATCACCGTTCAGTACGAGCTGGAGACCATCATCGACGAACTGGCCCGCCGGCACGAGGCACGGATGGAGGAGACCGAGACCTTCCGGGCCCTGGAGCGAAAATTGGAGGCCCAACGGGAGATCCGCGAGGACACCACGGTCGCCCTGAGCAAAACGACCCGGCAGGAGGAGCAGAAGGCCCGCGAGGAACGGCTGCTGGAGCTGCACAACGATCGGCGCCGAGCCCACGGCAAGGATCCGGTGGAGAGCTACGCCGACGTCGACGCCGATGACCTACCGGACGCCCTGCTCGATGCCAGTGCGGCGATCATTGCCGACTTCGCACAGCTCCTGCGGGAGGCCGGCGACGAGGTACTCACCGCCGAGGCTCGCAAGGAAGGCTGA